A genomic stretch from Xiphophorus maculatus strain JP 163 A chromosome 16, X_maculatus-5.0-male, whole genome shotgun sequence includes:
- the LOC102229902 gene encoding choline transporter-like protein 2 isoform X1, protein MPEEEDSYGKHGEPFKHDPSFKGPIQNRSCTDIVCCILFIVAILGYIAVGILAWSQGDPRKAIYPTDSRGDFCGQAGTPLENKRKLFYFNIMKCASPMVLLSFQCPTTQLCVETCPDKFMTLTKAYTNDKDFDYYKTFCKETVTRSMSLPDILRDRLCPSMLIPSKSFTRRCFPDLGLKGGVVTVGNSTKFEDGDGKMRDAKDLVDGVKNATVVMEARQVVMKIFEDYTHSWYWILIGLVIAMLLSLLFIVLMRFLAGVMIWIIIIAVIAVIGYGIFHCYMEYANLKNEPGANVTLQELGLQTDFTVYLHIRQTWLAFMIILAIVEVIIILLLIFLRKRILIAIALIKEASKAIRYMMCSMFYPLFTFLLLAIVVAYWAVTAVFLSTSNEAIYKVVNQSACVHSGENCDHANYSTSKMKADCPESECNFAFYGGETVYHKYLIALQFYNVFLFFWCANFVTALGQMSLAGAFASYYWAYSKPGDIPTFPVFSSMGRSLRYHTGSLAFGSLILAIVQIIRVLLEYLDHKLKGAQNKFAKFLLCCLKCCFWCLEKFIKFLNRNAYIMVAIHGKNFCASAMNALNLLMRNLLRVAVVDKVTDFLLFLGKLLIVGLVGVFAFFFFSGRVKAFENTAPNLHYYWVPILTVVIGSYLIAHGFFSVYDMCVDTLFLCFCEDLERNDGSPARPYYMSTTIREILWKGEVADQSASAALQPQDEDGALKNPQEKDEL, encoded by the exons ATGCCCGAGGAGGAAGACAGCTATGGAAAACACG GTGAACCCTTCAAACACGACCCCTCCTTCAAGGGACCCATCCAGAACAG ATCCTGCACCGATATCGTCTGCTGCATCCTCTTTATTGTCGCTATACTCGGCTATATTGCAGTGGGAATACTTG CCTGGTCCCAAGGCGATCCAAGGAAGGCGATCTACCCAACAGATAGTAGAGGCGACTTCTGCGGACAGGCCGGGACTCCACTCGA GAATAAGAGGAAGTTGTTCTACTTCAACATCATGAAGTGTGCCAGCCCCATGGTGCTGCTTTCATTCCAGTGTCCAACCACACAG CTGTGTGTGGAGACGTGTCCAGACAAGTTCATGACCTTAACCAAAGCCTATACCAACGACAAAGACTTTGATTACTACAAAACATTCTGCAAGGAGACTGTGACGCGTTCAATG AGTCTACCAGACATTCTTCGTGATCGTCTCTGCCCCTCTATGCTGATCCCCAGCAAGTCAT TCACCCGTAGGTGCTTTCCGGATTTGGGCCTAAAAGGAGGTGTAGTAACTGTCGGAAACAGCACCAAGTTTGAGGATGGAGATGGAAAAATGAGGGATGCTAAAGATCTTGTGGATGGAGTAAA GAATGCCACTGTGGTCATGGAGGCTCGTCAGGTGGTTATGAAAATCTTTGAGGATTACACTCATTCCTGGTACTGGATCCTTAT AGGGCTGGTCATCGCCATGCTCCTCAGTCTGCTGTTCATCGTCCTCATGCGCTTCCTGGCCGGCGTCATGATCTGGATCATCATCATCGCTGTGATAGCTGTAATAGGATACG GAATCTTCCACTGCTACATGGAGTATGCCAACCTGAAGAACGAGCCGGGCGCTAACGTGACTCTGCAGGAGCTGGGCCTCCAGACAGACTTCACCGTCTACCTGCACATCAGACAAACATGGCTGGCCTTCA TGATTATCCTGGCCATCGTGGAGGTCATCATCATCCTGCTGCTCATCTTCCTGCGGAAGAGGATCCTCATTGCCATTGCTCTCATCAAAGAGGCCAGCAA aGCCATTCGATACATGATGTGTTCCATGTTTTACCCGCTGTTCACCTTCTTGCTCCTGGCAATAGTCGTCGCTTACTGGGCCGTAACTGCTGT CTTCTTGTCCACTTCCAATGAGGCCATCTACAAAGTGGTCAATCAGTCGGCTTGTGTGCACTCTGGAGAAAATTGTGATCATGCT aacTATTCCACAAGTAAGATGAAAGCAGACTGCCCGGAGTCAGAGTGCAATTTTGCCTTCTACGGCGGAGAAACGGTTTACCACAAGTACCTGATTGCCCTGCAGTTCTACaatgtcttcctcttcttctggtGCGCCAACTTCGTCACCGCTCTGGGACAGATGTCTTTAGCTGGGGCTTTCGCCTCCTACTATTGGGCCTACTCCAAGCCAGGCGACATCCCCACCTTCCCGGTGTTTTCCTCCATGGGGAGATCTCTAAG GTATCACACAGGGTCTCTGGCGTTTGGTTCTCTAATCTTAGCAATCGTTCAGATCATCAGAGTTCTGCTGGAATATTTGGACCACAAGCTGAAAG GAGCCCAAAACAAATTTGCAAAGTTCCTGCTGTGCTGTCTGAAGTGCTGCTTCTGGTGTTTGGAGAAATTCATCAAGTTCCTGAACAGAAACGCCTACATTATG GTGGCGATCCATGGCAAAAACTTTTGCGCCTCTGCAATGAATGCTCTCAATCTCCTCATGAGAAACCTTCTCAG GGTCGCTGTCGTAGATAAGGTGACggacttcctgttgtttttgggAAAACTGCTCATCGTTGGGCTTGTGG GGGTCTTtgccttctttttcttctctggaaGAGTGAAAGCCTTTGAGAATACAGCTCCCAACCTGCACTATTACTGGGTGCCAATCCTG ACTGTGGTGATTGGCTCGTATCTCATCGCCCACGGGTTCTTCAGTGTATACGACATGTGTGTGGACACgctgttcctctgtttct GTGAAGACCTGGAACGCAATGACGGCTCACCTGCGAGGCCTTATTACATGTCAACAACTATCCGGGAGATTCTGTGGAAGGGCGAGGTGGCAGATCAGAGTGCCTCTGCTGCACTGCAGCCTCAGGATGAAGACGGCGCGCTGAAAAATCCCCAGGAGAAGGACGAACTCTAA
- the LOC102229902 gene encoding choline transporter-like protein 2 isoform X3, which yields MPEEEDSYGKHGEPFKHDPSFKGPIQNRSCTDIVCCILFIVAILGYIAVGILAWSQGDPRKAIYPTDSRGDFCGQAGTPLENKRKLFYFNIMKCASPMVLLSFQCPTTQLCVETCPDKFMTLTKAYTNDKDFDYYKTFCKETVTRSMSLPDILRDRLCPSMLIPSKSFTRRCFPDLGLKGGVVTVGNSTKFEDGDGKMRDAKDLVDGVKNATVVMEARQVVMKIFEDYTHSWYWILIGLVIAMLLSLLFIVLMRFLAGVMIWIIIIAVIAVIGYGIFHCYMEYANLKNEPGANVTLQELGLQTDFTVYLHIRQTWLAFMIILAIVEVIIILLLIFLRKRILIAIALIKEASKAIRYMMCSMFYPLFTFLLLAIVVAYWAVTAVFLSTSNEAIYKVVNQSACVHSGENCDHANYSTSKMKADCPESECNFAFYGGETVYHKYLIALQFYNVFLFFWCANFVTALGQMSLAGAFASYYWAYSKPGDIPTFPVFSSMGRSLRYHTGSLAFGSLILAIVQIIRVLLEYLDHKLKGAQNKFAKFLLCCLKCCFWCLEKFIKFLNRNAYIMVAIHGKNFCASAMNALNLLMRNLLRVAVVDKVTDFLLFLGKLLIVGLVGVFAFFFFSGRVKAFENTAPNLHYYWVPILTVVIGSYLIAHGFFSVYDMCVDTLFLCFLEDLERNDGSSERPYLMPDSLLKILNKKNKNKAGE from the exons ATGCCCGAGGAGGAAGACAGCTATGGAAAACACG GTGAACCCTTCAAACACGACCCCTCCTTCAAGGGACCCATCCAGAACAG ATCCTGCACCGATATCGTCTGCTGCATCCTCTTTATTGTCGCTATACTCGGCTATATTGCAGTGGGAATACTTG CCTGGTCCCAAGGCGATCCAAGGAAGGCGATCTACCCAACAGATAGTAGAGGCGACTTCTGCGGACAGGCCGGGACTCCACTCGA GAATAAGAGGAAGTTGTTCTACTTCAACATCATGAAGTGTGCCAGCCCCATGGTGCTGCTTTCATTCCAGTGTCCAACCACACAG CTGTGTGTGGAGACGTGTCCAGACAAGTTCATGACCTTAACCAAAGCCTATACCAACGACAAAGACTTTGATTACTACAAAACATTCTGCAAGGAGACTGTGACGCGTTCAATG AGTCTACCAGACATTCTTCGTGATCGTCTCTGCCCCTCTATGCTGATCCCCAGCAAGTCAT TCACCCGTAGGTGCTTTCCGGATTTGGGCCTAAAAGGAGGTGTAGTAACTGTCGGAAACAGCACCAAGTTTGAGGATGGAGATGGAAAAATGAGGGATGCTAAAGATCTTGTGGATGGAGTAAA GAATGCCACTGTGGTCATGGAGGCTCGTCAGGTGGTTATGAAAATCTTTGAGGATTACACTCATTCCTGGTACTGGATCCTTAT AGGGCTGGTCATCGCCATGCTCCTCAGTCTGCTGTTCATCGTCCTCATGCGCTTCCTGGCCGGCGTCATGATCTGGATCATCATCATCGCTGTGATAGCTGTAATAGGATACG GAATCTTCCACTGCTACATGGAGTATGCCAACCTGAAGAACGAGCCGGGCGCTAACGTGACTCTGCAGGAGCTGGGCCTCCAGACAGACTTCACCGTCTACCTGCACATCAGACAAACATGGCTGGCCTTCA TGATTATCCTGGCCATCGTGGAGGTCATCATCATCCTGCTGCTCATCTTCCTGCGGAAGAGGATCCTCATTGCCATTGCTCTCATCAAAGAGGCCAGCAA aGCCATTCGATACATGATGTGTTCCATGTTTTACCCGCTGTTCACCTTCTTGCTCCTGGCAATAGTCGTCGCTTACTGGGCCGTAACTGCTGT CTTCTTGTCCACTTCCAATGAGGCCATCTACAAAGTGGTCAATCAGTCGGCTTGTGTGCACTCTGGAGAAAATTGTGATCATGCT aacTATTCCACAAGTAAGATGAAAGCAGACTGCCCGGAGTCAGAGTGCAATTTTGCCTTCTACGGCGGAGAAACGGTTTACCACAAGTACCTGATTGCCCTGCAGTTCTACaatgtcttcctcttcttctggtGCGCCAACTTCGTCACCGCTCTGGGACAGATGTCTTTAGCTGGGGCTTTCGCCTCCTACTATTGGGCCTACTCCAAGCCAGGCGACATCCCCACCTTCCCGGTGTTTTCCTCCATGGGGAGATCTCTAAG GTATCACACAGGGTCTCTGGCGTTTGGTTCTCTAATCTTAGCAATCGTTCAGATCATCAGAGTTCTGCTGGAATATTTGGACCACAAGCTGAAAG GAGCCCAAAACAAATTTGCAAAGTTCCTGCTGTGCTGTCTGAAGTGCTGCTTCTGGTGTTTGGAGAAATTCATCAAGTTCCTGAACAGAAACGCCTACATTATG GTGGCGATCCATGGCAAAAACTTTTGCGCCTCTGCAATGAATGCTCTCAATCTCCTCATGAGAAACCTTCTCAG GGTCGCTGTCGTAGATAAGGTGACggacttcctgttgtttttgggAAAACTGCTCATCGTTGGGCTTGTGG GGGTCTTtgccttctttttcttctctggaaGAGTGAAAGCCTTTGAGAATACAGCTCCCAACCTGCACTATTACTGGGTGCCAATCCTG ACTGTGGTGATTGGCTCGTATCTCATCGCCCACGGGTTCTTCAGTGTATACGACATGTGTGTGGACACgctgttcctctgtttct TGGAGGACCTGGAGAGGAATGATGGGAGTTCTGAGAGGCCATACCTGATGCCCGATAGCCTCCTCAAGATCCTAAATAAGAAGAACAAGAACAAAGCAGGGGAGTAG
- the LOC102229902 gene encoding choline transporter-like protein 2 isoform X2, translating to MELEEKKKYGEPFKHDPSFKGPIQNRSCTDIVCCILFIVAILGYIAVGILAWSQGDPRKAIYPTDSRGDFCGQAGTPLENKRKLFYFNIMKCASPMVLLSFQCPTTQLCVETCPDKFMTLTKAYTNDKDFDYYKTFCKETVTRSMSLPDILRDRLCPSMLIPSKSFTRRCFPDLGLKGGVVTVGNSTKFEDGDGKMRDAKDLVDGVKNATVVMEARQVVMKIFEDYTHSWYWILIGLVIAMLLSLLFIVLMRFLAGVMIWIIIIAVIAVIGYGIFHCYMEYANLKNEPGANVTLQELGLQTDFTVYLHIRQTWLAFMIILAIVEVIIILLLIFLRKRILIAIALIKEASKAIRYMMCSMFYPLFTFLLLAIVVAYWAVTAVFLSTSNEAIYKVVNQSACVHSGENCDHANYSTSKMKADCPESECNFAFYGGETVYHKYLIALQFYNVFLFFWCANFVTALGQMSLAGAFASYYWAYSKPGDIPTFPVFSSMGRSLRYHTGSLAFGSLILAIVQIIRVLLEYLDHKLKGAQNKFAKFLLCCLKCCFWCLEKFIKFLNRNAYIMVAIHGKNFCASAMNALNLLMRNLLRVAVVDKVTDFLLFLGKLLIVGLVGVFAFFFFSGRVKAFENTAPNLHYYWVPILTVVIGSYLIAHGFFSVYDMCVDTLFLCFCEDLERNDGSPARPYYMSTTIREILWKGEVADQSASAALQPQDEDGALKNPQEKDEL from the exons atggagctggaggagaagaagaaatatg GTGAACCCTTCAAACACGACCCCTCCTTCAAGGGACCCATCCAGAACAG ATCCTGCACCGATATCGTCTGCTGCATCCTCTTTATTGTCGCTATACTCGGCTATATTGCAGTGGGAATACTTG CCTGGTCCCAAGGCGATCCAAGGAAGGCGATCTACCCAACAGATAGTAGAGGCGACTTCTGCGGACAGGCCGGGACTCCACTCGA GAATAAGAGGAAGTTGTTCTACTTCAACATCATGAAGTGTGCCAGCCCCATGGTGCTGCTTTCATTCCAGTGTCCAACCACACAG CTGTGTGTGGAGACGTGTCCAGACAAGTTCATGACCTTAACCAAAGCCTATACCAACGACAAAGACTTTGATTACTACAAAACATTCTGCAAGGAGACTGTGACGCGTTCAATG AGTCTACCAGACATTCTTCGTGATCGTCTCTGCCCCTCTATGCTGATCCCCAGCAAGTCAT TCACCCGTAGGTGCTTTCCGGATTTGGGCCTAAAAGGAGGTGTAGTAACTGTCGGAAACAGCACCAAGTTTGAGGATGGAGATGGAAAAATGAGGGATGCTAAAGATCTTGTGGATGGAGTAAA GAATGCCACTGTGGTCATGGAGGCTCGTCAGGTGGTTATGAAAATCTTTGAGGATTACACTCATTCCTGGTACTGGATCCTTAT AGGGCTGGTCATCGCCATGCTCCTCAGTCTGCTGTTCATCGTCCTCATGCGCTTCCTGGCCGGCGTCATGATCTGGATCATCATCATCGCTGTGATAGCTGTAATAGGATACG GAATCTTCCACTGCTACATGGAGTATGCCAACCTGAAGAACGAGCCGGGCGCTAACGTGACTCTGCAGGAGCTGGGCCTCCAGACAGACTTCACCGTCTACCTGCACATCAGACAAACATGGCTGGCCTTCA TGATTATCCTGGCCATCGTGGAGGTCATCATCATCCTGCTGCTCATCTTCCTGCGGAAGAGGATCCTCATTGCCATTGCTCTCATCAAAGAGGCCAGCAA aGCCATTCGATACATGATGTGTTCCATGTTTTACCCGCTGTTCACCTTCTTGCTCCTGGCAATAGTCGTCGCTTACTGGGCCGTAACTGCTGT CTTCTTGTCCACTTCCAATGAGGCCATCTACAAAGTGGTCAATCAGTCGGCTTGTGTGCACTCTGGAGAAAATTGTGATCATGCT aacTATTCCACAAGTAAGATGAAAGCAGACTGCCCGGAGTCAGAGTGCAATTTTGCCTTCTACGGCGGAGAAACGGTTTACCACAAGTACCTGATTGCCCTGCAGTTCTACaatgtcttcctcttcttctggtGCGCCAACTTCGTCACCGCTCTGGGACAGATGTCTTTAGCTGGGGCTTTCGCCTCCTACTATTGGGCCTACTCCAAGCCAGGCGACATCCCCACCTTCCCGGTGTTTTCCTCCATGGGGAGATCTCTAAG GTATCACACAGGGTCTCTGGCGTTTGGTTCTCTAATCTTAGCAATCGTTCAGATCATCAGAGTTCTGCTGGAATATTTGGACCACAAGCTGAAAG GAGCCCAAAACAAATTTGCAAAGTTCCTGCTGTGCTGTCTGAAGTGCTGCTTCTGGTGTTTGGAGAAATTCATCAAGTTCCTGAACAGAAACGCCTACATTATG GTGGCGATCCATGGCAAAAACTTTTGCGCCTCTGCAATGAATGCTCTCAATCTCCTCATGAGAAACCTTCTCAG GGTCGCTGTCGTAGATAAGGTGACggacttcctgttgtttttgggAAAACTGCTCATCGTTGGGCTTGTGG GGGTCTTtgccttctttttcttctctggaaGAGTGAAAGCCTTTGAGAATACAGCTCCCAACCTGCACTATTACTGGGTGCCAATCCTG ACTGTGGTGATTGGCTCGTATCTCATCGCCCACGGGTTCTTCAGTGTATACGACATGTGTGTGGACACgctgttcctctgtttct GTGAAGACCTGGAACGCAATGACGGCTCACCTGCGAGGCCTTATTACATGTCAACAACTATCCGGGAGATTCTGTGGAAGGGCGAGGTGGCAGATCAGAGTGCCTCTGCTGCACTGCAGCCTCAGGATGAAGACGGCGCGCTGAAAAATCCCCAGGAGAAGGACGAACTCTAA